The window CGCTGAGGTTGATGATGGGAACGCCGTCCAGATCCTCAATGCCTGCGCGAATAGCGACATATTCCAGGATGTCCGGAACAATTTTGATGTCGACCATTTCATTCCGGGTGGAATGCAGAATCTGCATCATCGTGTCGTGCGCTTTCAACGGCAGCGCCAGGATCAGGCAATCGATCTTCAGTTGATCGACCATCACAGAGACTTCGGGGCATTTTCCGATAACGGGATAGCCGGCAACCACGGTCTTGTTCGGATCATCATCGATGAATCCCATAACGTCATAGCCGAGTTCTTCATGGTCCCGAATTTTTCTTGCCACAGTCTCACCAAGGTTGCCTGCCCCTGCGATCAACACTTTCTTGATGTTGTAACCGCGACGGCGCATCTCTTCCAGGACGCGGCGAATTGTGCCGCGGGCGAACAGAATCCCCACAATATCCAACACCATGAAATACAGGAACAGCACGCGGGCAGGTTCCAAAGCCGGTTCCCCTTCCAGTCCGCGCTGATGATAAACACGATAGTAAAGTAGTATTCCCCAGACGATCGCCGTCGAGATTCCGACGGAAGCGGTCACTGAAAAGAATTCGTCGATGTAGGATCGCGCGCGCCGTACCTGGTATAACCCGTGGAAATAAAAGATGACCGGCCAAACAACCAGCAACAGGGGCAATGCGTTCAAGTACTGTTGAAAAGGAGGAATGCCGTAACGAACCGGTATGATATCCGCAAAGAAACGAAGGTAATACGCGAGCAAGAATGCGGCCGTCGTCGCGAGGAGATCACCGCACAGATAAACCAGTTGGAGTACGTTACTTTTTCTGGAAACCATTTTTTGAAGGAGCTTTTTCCGGAATCAGCCTCTGAAATTCATCCTTGAATCGCGCGGGGGAAAAGCGCAGGGCCGTCTCGCGCATAAGCGGTTTATTAAAGCGTATCGACTCAGTCTTGTCAACTGCCGCTTGGAGAGAAGAGACACTTAACTCATTGAAAAATATACCGGTTTCCTGATCTAGAACCGTTTCCATAGCACCCCCACGCGCCAGAGCCACAACCGGGCAATGACACGCAAGAGCTTCCACTACATTGATGCCGAAATCCTCTTCGCCAGGCTGGATCAGAGCCGCGGCTTTTCTGTAAAGCTCCCTGAGCTCATGGGCTTCGATGCGGCCAAGAAACTGGATATTCTGTTGCGCCATTCCTTTCAGTTTTTTGAACTCCGGGCCTATTCCAACGATAACCAGAGATCGTCCGCTGCGATTGAAAGCTTCGACCGCAATTTCGATTCTTTTGTACGGAACGAGCGCTGAAACGATCAGATTAAAAGCACCGCGATCCGACCCGTCAGGAGTATAGAAAAGCACGTCCACAGGTGGATAAATCACGCGCGATTCCCGCCCGTAAAATTTGCGAATTCTATCGGCAACGGTTTTGGAATTTGCTACGAATTGGTCGACCCGCTGGTTGCTGGAAACATCCCACTCGCATAAATAATCTCTCACCGCCGGCAGCGTCATCCGTTTTAGTAAACCCACCCGATGGTCGCCAAAGTAGTCGTCATAATGGCTCCAGATATAGCGCATCGGCGTATGGCAATAGCAAATATGGAATGCCGAAGGAGCCGGTATAACGCCTTTTGCAACGCAATGACTGCTGCTGATGATCAGATCGTAATTTTGAAGCTGCAACCGTTCGATCGCTTTCGGAAAGAGAGGAAGGTAATTCCTGTAATGATTTTTCACAAAGGGAGCATGCTGCAAAAATGATGTGCGAATCGCGTGAGATTCGATTTTAGACGAAACGGATCCACGATTATGAACGAGCGTGAAAATGGGAGCTGCCGGAAACAAATCGCAAAAGGCCTCCAGCACTTTTTCGCCACCGCGCATGCCGGTGAGCCAATCGTGAATGATAGCAACTCTCATCTTTTTTAACAGAAGATCGCAAAGATCGCGAAGAAAAAAATTTAATATCTTTGCGTGCTTTGCGTTCTTCTGTTCAAATTCTGTTCCACTCTTCTAAAAGTCTCCGGGGGGATTCGTCGGTTGCAAACTTCTTAGCCTGCTGTAAACCCGAATTTCTCAAAGCGTTCCTTCTTTCGCCATCCGATAACAATAGTTGTATTTTTGACAGAAGCTCTTCTGCGTTCCCCCGCTCGAAGAATTCTGCTGCGCTACCGAGAACTTCTTTCATCGCCGGGGCGTCCGAACTGAGGACGCAACAACCGGACGCCATGGCTTCCAGTGGCGGATAACCGAATCCTTCATAAAGAGAAGGAAACACAAAAAGAAGAGCCTGTGCATATAGTTTTCGCAAAAACTTTGCATCCGCAAATCCAAGTAGCCTCACGTTTGGTGTGCTCAGAATCCTGGCTGACAACTCATGATCCATTTGATGCCCCTGACCCACAAGCACAAGCGGCGGGAGGTTTGCGCGCCTGCTGTAAGCTTGGATGAGTGTCTCGATTCCTTTGTGCTTCTTAAAATTGCCGACATACAAAAGGAAATCCGCGGGGATTCCCAGATGATTGAGATCGATCGCAGGAGGAGGTTGGAACCACTCTTGCGGAAGGCGGTTATAGATTATCCTTATCTTCTCTGCGATTCCGGGAAACCATTGCAGCAAATCTTTACGAGTCGTTTCGGAAACAGCAATGATCCTTCTGGCTTTCTGAGCTGCCTGTTTCATCACATACTTTGCCGCCTGCACCTTCCAGCCGGGAAAGTACTCCGGAAACTTCAGGTGAATCACGTCGTGAATCGTCACGATGGAAGGACAATCCACCATCAAAGGCAAGGTGTAATGCGGCGAATGGAACAGTTGCACTCCATTCGCTTTGGCTTTTCGCGCAAGAGAAAAATGCTCCCAGACGGAATATTTTCCGGATGGTTCTTCAATCCAGCGAAAGGAAGGACGAACATCTATCGTATTAGAAGGGTCATAGTAGAAAATGAATTCGTGGCCCTGCGCGAGGGACGCGGCAGGCAGAACAACATTTCGAATATGAGTGCCGATGCCGTAATCCGCAATTTTCCGCACATCAATTCCGATTCTCAAGTATTTCTCCTGCGTAGGGGCTGCGCATTCGCGTTTTGTGCGAATGCTCAGCCCGGCATGCAACGGGCGCAGCATTTGCCAAAACGCAAATGCGGCGCCCCTACAAAAAGCGCAAATAAAGTTTCAGCAGCGCGTTCTGGAACCAGCCATGATGTTTCGCATAGTAATAGCGCTGGCTTTTGCGATACTCCCGATCGGAGCGCTCACTTTCCTGCCGGACGCTTCTATTCCGTTTATGAAGAATCGTTGCTGAAGGCACATAGACGATAAGCAATCCCAGATCGCGCACACGCTTGCATAGATCGACATCCTCTTCGTACAGAAAAAACTTTTCATCAAAACCTCCGATCTCATCGTATAGTTTTTTGGAGATCAGCAGCGCGCATCCACTGACGTAGTCCGGAGAAAATTGTCCCTTCTGTCGAATCCAGCTCTGGACCTGTTCGGTTTTTTCCTGTTGCATTCGTTTTCTCTGCTTGAATTCATTGCGAATAGACAGAAACGGTCCGAATGATAATTGTACGCTTCCATCTTCATTGATCACCCTGGGGCCGGCCACGGCAGCCTGCTTCATTGCGTCCATCAGCGGAGGAATGCAGTTTTCGATCCATACGCAATCCGGATTCACAAAAAACAGATACGGTGTCGAAGCTTTTTCAGCAGCCTTGTTATTGGCTGTTGCAAATCCATAATTTGCCGGAAACCGCAGGTAGATGGCGCCCGGCAGTCGTTCAGAAAGATCTTCGTGGGAGTTATTATCGGCTACGATCCATTCCCATTGTCCCGGAGGAAGATGTTTTTGCATGGATTGATGAAGAGCAAGAACCTCATCCGGCGAATTGTAATACACGGTAATAACGCTAACTTCCGGCGGCAATGAGCTGCTCCCAGTCTTGCGCAATCGATTTTGCGCTGTCCGACCAACGGCTCCTCTCGACCTGCGCCAGGCCGGACTCGATCAGTTGTTCACGAAGTTGGTCATCCATCAAACACGCGCGCAGACATTCTGCTACAGATCCTGCAGTGATCGAAGGGACAAACAACGCCGAATACTGATAAATCTCATCCATGGCAGGAGTCCGAGAAACGATGACCGGAATTCCATAGGACATTGCTTCCAGAGGTGGAATTCCAAAACCCTCATAGGTAGACAGGTAAACAAAAACATCGGCCATCCGGTAATAATCTTCTACAATTTTTGTGGAAGCATATTCCAGAAGAATGACACGCGATTCAACTGAGAATTTACGCGCGATTTCCATCAAATCCTGATGCGGAAACGTTCTATTTTCTCCAATCACAACCAGTTTTACATCGGAATCCAGCTTCGTCAGAGCCTGGATGAGTACAGGCAGATGCCTTCGTTGAAAGATCGAACCAACATACAAAACCATCCTTGCCGATCCATACCCGTAGGATTCACGAAGGATCCGCCGCGTTTCAGGGTCCGTTTTTTTTTGGCGCACACCGATTGGAATGAGAAGTAACTTCTTTGATGAAATTCCAAATCGCTGCATGATTTCTTCCCGAACGTGACCCGACAGAACATAGATCCTCCGGGCTTTGTGAACCGCGTAACGGGTACTGATTTTCCGA is drawn from bacterium and contains these coding sequences:
- a CDS encoding glycosyltransferase family 4 protein encodes the protein MLIGIDGRELEGKPTGVGNYLSNILQEIDLPPDFKIQLFFKNEIPADSIPARVEAVLLPSKKRNLAWLHTILGPEIRRRNIQLFFTPTANCVPFFSGIQTAAVHDLSYYNHPEWFSPRERWVRKISTRYAVHKARRIYVLSGHVREEIMQRFGISSKKLLLIPIGVRQKKTDPETRRILRESYGYGSARMVLYVGSIFQRRHLPVLIQALTKLDSDVKLVVIGENRTFPHQDLMEIARKFSVESRVILLEYASTKIVEDYYRMADVFVYLSTYEGFGIPPLEAMSYGIPVIVSRTPAMDEIYQYSALFVPSITAGSVAECLRACLMDDQLREQLIESGLAQVERSRWSDSAKSIAQDWEQLIAAGS
- a CDS encoding glycosyltransferase family 4 protein translates to MRIGIDVRKIADYGIGTHIRNVVLPAASLAQGHEFIFYYDPSNTIDVRPSFRWIEEPSGKYSVWEHFSLARKAKANGVQLFHSPHYTLPLMVDCPSIVTIHDVIHLKFPEYFPGWKVQAAKYVMKQAAQKARRIIAVSETTRKDLLQWFPGIAEKIRIIYNRLPQEWFQPPPAIDLNHLGIPADFLLYVGNFKKHKGIETLIQAYSRRANLPPLVLVGQGHQMDHELSARILSTPNVRLLGFADAKFLRKLYAQALLFVFPSLYEGFGYPPLEAMASGCCVLSSDAPAMKEVLGSAAEFFERGNAEELLSKIQLLLSDGERRNALRNSGLQQAKKFATDESPRRLLEEWNRI
- a CDS encoding undecaprenyl-phosphate glucose phosphotransferase; protein product: MVSRKSNVLQLVYLCGDLLATTAAFLLAYYLRFFADIIPVRYGIPPFQQYLNALPLLLVVWPVIFYFHGLYQVRRARSYIDEFFSVTASVGISTAIVWGILLYYRVYHQRGLEGEPALEPARVLFLYFMVLDIVGILFARGTIRRVLEEMRRRGYNIKKVLIAGAGNLGETVARKIRDHEELGYDVMGFIDDDPNKTVVAGYPVIGKCPEVSVMVDQLKIDCLILALPLKAHDTMMQILHSTRNEMVDIKIVPDILEYVAIRAGIEDLDGVPIINLSDLPLRGLNSFFKRIMDILFSGAGLLVTAALFPLIMLLVKLRSAGPIFFNQERMGLDGKFFVMYKFRTMAVDAESETGPVMSQKNDPRITSGGRFLRKFYIDEWPQFWNVLKGDMSLVGPRPERPFFVHYFKEQIPQYMLRHKVRSGITGWAQVNGWRGNTSIEKRIEHDLYYIENWSLALDLKIMWLTLVRGFSHSDL
- a CDS encoding glycosyltransferase family 2 protein is translated as MPPEVSVITVYYNSPDEVLALHQSMQKHLPPGQWEWIVADNNSHEDLSERLPGAIYLRFPANYGFATANNKAAEKASTPYLFFVNPDCVWIENCIPPLMDAMKQAAVAGPRVINEDGSVQLSFGPFLSIRNEFKQRKRMQQEKTEQVQSWIRQKGQFSPDYVSGCALLISKKLYDEIGGFDEKFFLYEEDVDLCKRVRDLGLLIVYVPSATILHKRNRSVRQESERSDREYRKSQRYYYAKHHGWFQNALLKLYLRFL
- a CDS encoding glycosyltransferase; its protein translation is MRVAIIHDWLTGMRGGEKVLEAFCDLFPAAPIFTLVHNRGSVSSKIESHAIRTSFLQHAPFVKNHYRNYLPLFPKAIERLQLQNYDLIISSSHCVAKGVIPAPSAFHICYCHTPMRYIWSHYDDYFGDHRVGLLKRMTLPAVRDYLCEWDVSSNQRVDQFVANSKTVADRIRKFYGRESRVIYPPVDVLFYTPDGSDRGAFNLIVSALVPYKRIEIAVEAFNRSGRSLVIVGIGPEFKKLKGMAQQNIQFLGRIEAHELRELYRKAAALIQPGEEDFGINVVEALACHCPVVALARGGAMETVLDQETGIFFNELSVSSLQAAVDKTESIRFNKPLMRETALRFSPARFKDEFQRLIPEKAPSKNGFQKK